From the Nostoc sp. PCC 7107 genome, the window TTAGAAGAGAAGCTGGACGCTCATCGGAAAATTCAACAACTACCCCGGAACAGTGCGCCCAACCGTCGCCGCAATCGCTGTTGGGTAACTGGTCGTCCTAGAGGTGTTTACCGTGACTTTGGACTGTCTCGGAACGTTCTGCGGGAATGGGCGCACGAAGGTTTATTACCTGGAGTGGTTAAGTCTAGTTGGTAGTTATTGGTCATTAATCATTGGTGAGTCAGTGCGGTCTTCTCCCTTTGGGAGAGGCTAACGCCAAGGGGGTTTCCCCCATGAGTAACTGGCAAACCCGAAGGATCATTAGTCATTGGTTATTAACTAAAGACAAATGACAAAATTATTGACCACAACAACGGTCTATACCCAGACTTTCTAAGAGTAGATCGCTGACAGCGTTAGCGATCGCAAACTCTCCATAAAAACTTTTGGAAAAATCAAACGCCTGCATCTCTGTGACAATGGCAATTACCAGAGAGCCTAAGTCGTTCTCTCCTTCCATACGTTGACGCACAAAGATTTGTGCGGCGCGTTGAGCAATCTTTTGGTTGATTGCTTCGGGGATAAATTCTGTATCTAACCACCGCAACAAACGCTCTTGTAACCACTCACCTTCAAGGAGGGGATTGTTAGCTGGTGGTAGGGTGATGGATGGGATTGGTTGTGTCATTTTGGTAAACGCAGAGGGACGCTTAATATATCCCAGAGGAGCGCAGAGGATGGCGATCGCATCAAATTGCGTTCCTCTGAATTTTTTTATTTTTAGTTTGATCTATGCAATATGATATCGCTGCTATTATTCAAGGCTATGCTCAAGGCTATTTTCTCATGGCTGATGACGATCATGGCTTGGGTTGGTATGGTAGCCGCGATCGGACTTTGATTCCTTTAGATCAACGATTCCGCTATCCTAAGTCTTTGCAGCGTGTTTTGAATCAAGAACGGTTTACAGTGGCGATTAACCGCGATTTTCTGGCTGTTGTGGCTGGCTGCGCGAACCGGGAAACAACCTGGATATCAGATGAATTAAAAGAAATTTACTTTTTACTACATGAAGCAGGTTTTGCTCACAGTTTTGAAACTTGGCAAGGTGATGAACTCGCAGGGGGTATTTTAGGAATAGTCATTGGCGGTGCTTTCATCGGTGAATCGATGTTTTACCGCATTCCCGAAGGCTCAAAAGTAGCAATGGTCAAGTTAGTGGAAAGATTGCGCCAAAAACAATTTGTGCTGTTTGACGCTCAAATGATGAACCCGCATTTAGAACGCTTTGGCGCTTACGGTATTGGCGATGAAGAATATCAAACTTTACTCCAGAAAGCATTGCAGCGTCGCTGTTATTTGGTATAGAAATGTAGTGCAATAGCTACGTTTCTCATTATCAATTTATTAAAAAATTTGCATGGGTGCGGAACCTTATTGGTACTA encodes:
- the rpsN gene encoding 30S ribosomal protein S14 — translated: MAKKSMIEREKKRAKLVAKYAEKRETLLEEFRQAESLEEKLDAHRKIQQLPRNSAPNRRRNRCWVTGRPRGVYRDFGLSRNVLREWAHEGLLPGVVKSSW
- the aat gene encoding leucyl/phenylalanyl-tRNA--protein transferase, which encodes MQYDIAAIIQGYAQGYFLMADDDHGLGWYGSRDRTLIPLDQRFRYPKSLQRVLNQERFTVAINRDFLAVVAGCANRETTWISDELKEIYFLLHEAGFAHSFETWQGDELAGGILGIVIGGAFIGESMFYRIPEGSKVAMVKLVERLRQKQFVLFDAQMMNPHLERFGAYGIGDEEYQTLLQKALQRRCYLV